The Xylocopa sonorina isolate GNS202 chromosome 10, iyXylSono1_principal, whole genome shotgun sequence genome contains the following window.
TCAGGTTCTTGTGCTGGAAAGAATTCTTGATATGCTATTTCTACACCGAATAGCATTATGAATAAAATACCAAGTACTGTGAAAGCCATATATTGGAAAAAATGTCTATGATTATAGTGACCAACACAATTATTTAACCATGCTATCTTTTTGTTTAGGAAGCGCACAGATAtggaataaaatattaaaataagtatatgtatatttatgtaCACATATGCATGTGTATATACATATTCAGAAGGATACGACAGTGATGATCCATCTTTAAAATGCATCTATTACATACAGAACAATGGTGTGTCCTTGGCGGCTTTGGTTTAATACATTTTTTACAGATACTCACAGCCTCTGGTATAAGACCACCTTCTGGTGGATAACCAGCTGGAACATTTACACCCATATAATAGTGAAAGCATACATTTATTAATAACCAGTTTCCAATTGCTAAGAGAATTATTGTCATCAGTGGACTTTTTTCCCACCAATATGGTAGACCAATGTAATATGCAATGTACACGATACTTGCAGTTAAAAGGCTTACCATTACTACAAACACCTGTAAACTGTCAAACTTAGTAAATACATTGTGAATGATAATCAAGTTTTTTCATAAGAAAATCACACGATAATGTGAGTTGGACCAAATGAAATTAAGAAAGATCACAAGAATATTTACCGGTCCTAAACAAGCAGTAAAGTTCTCTACAAACCAGAACATTGGTTCTAGAAGTATATCACAAATATAACTCCAATTTAAAAAGTCATTGtaaaataaagatttaatgatgatctgcaaacgccaccatttttgtttcaaattaaatctgaaaataaatatatacataacaatatgtTTAAATGAATAGTAACTTTTAATTCATTATTTCTCGTTACTTACTTAAGAATATTAGACCCCTTGGTCAAGGACCACTTTATTTGTACCATTTTCTGTCATATATTAATTTCACTATCGTATTATTTGAAACTTCATTGGAAAAAATGTATCTTGAGAAACGAAGTTAATGGCAATTGCAAAAAAAGCAATTATTCCGCGTCATGTTGAATGTAATGTTAGAAATCTGTCTTTAGTACTTCGCGTAAGTCtgatcatatactttcatagaAAATGCATAGTTCAAAATATCGTTTTTCACTGGTTAAATTAAAGTGCCGATACACAGAGTGATTATTCTATACATATAATCGAGCTTTAAATAGAAGAAACAAACTATACAAATGATCGTTGATGGAATTACATATCCTATGCATTGGTTAGAAGATTGTAGCGCCACCAGTACAGCAGTAGGTAATATAAATTCAGACTTAACCATTCGTGTATTACATGCGGCATTATCAACACAGAATCGTAAACGATTCAGTTTCGATAAGGATTGAATCGACAGTAATACGCTGCTAGCAGTTCaaatttgtattaaaaatgaaaaaattaattaattataagtCATTATAGTATGAAAATGCATGTAGTAACAAGTGAAGTAACGAGCAATGAACTCGCGACTTTACACAGGTGAATTAAGGTCATGAAATAAGTAGCCTGCTTTCAGGGACAATCTCAGTTGCCTCTTGGACGCGGAGGTTGACGAACCTACATCGGTAGTGGAGGTATCTTGAAGTGGTTTCTGTGATGTGGGGATGGGAGGACCCCGCGGAAGTTCCTGGTCCTGTAGGGTGCGGGGTGGGGGATCTTGAGGAGGTTCCCGGTCCTCTGGGGTGGGGGGTGGGGGGACCTTGAGGAGGTGCTTATCCTGAGGGGTGGAGGTGGGGAGATTCCGAGGAGGTTCCCGGTCCTGTGGGCTGGGGAGTGGAGGGATCTTGGAGACTGCTGGTCCCATGGTGGAGGATGACGGAGGCTACTGGTGCGATGGTTGCGTCCTTCTCGTTACTTCACTTGGTTTGCTGAGGATGTTATAATACATTACAGTATGATTTTAATTGCGCCTTAATTTTGTAAGAATCAAGAACTATCAGTAAAATGTAAGGTTGTGTACATAAAATAAAATGTTATAGGCTTCACAGTATAAGGATATTATTGTACTTTATAATTATAAGTATTTTTATTTCCATGTACATTTTATGATATTAATTAAAAGCGAAATTATTTTAGTACCGATCTTACTTTAAGAGTTAATTATGTGATATACTCTGTATAATGAATAAAAAGTAAATAAAATTTAGTGTTATGAAAtgcaaatttttttttcttacacCCCAATctattctaaataaaaattattaagaTCAGTATCTCATAAATGTTACGATAATAtaagataatttataaaataaatggCGAAGGTACAAAAGTCGTACCAATTTATGCATAAATAATTTATCAATCATTTAAAAAATCAATTCCTTAATTGGAATTTCTGTAACAAATCTCTATTTATATGCTGTTCTGGATTGCACATCACCAGATAATCGAACATATAAACGATTAATTGCGATCTTTTTGCATTCACGTGAGAACCTGCTTGTTTCACGTATCTTCGAATATAATATAGATATTTTAATAAACTTGAGAAATTCAACAAATTCGATGAGATTTGTACGCGTAAGATATTGGTTTAGAATATCTCGAGTATACACTAAGAGGTTCCACCTGTGCCTATTATTTTGTCCCCATTTAATTAACGACAGGTGCTACAAgattagtagtagtagtaatcgTGTTAATAACCATACTCTTTTTATACGATAATAATAATCATAAGTATATAGTAAGGTACGAGAGAATCACACGAGATGTTGATCTTAGAGGATCACGTTTCTCTTAATTGGTCGAGGGTACTACGATACGCTATAACTGGGTTACCAACTACATTCTCCATCGTACATGGGTCTCTGGAAGTATCGTTAAGTCTATGATCTATAAAATGGACATATGCGAATGCCTTGAAACTTCACGTAATCTCTATAAGCATTTATCGATTTGAACTTTAAATTTCCTTCACCCTTTCTTAAAATGGAATGTAATCTTTGGAATTATTCAGGAATTATACAGCAAGATCGAAGAAAGCGTCTACACTAGTTTGTATGAGAAGTAAGATTAAAACGATTGTCGAACGTGATTCGCATATGCCTTGATCTAAGTAGTTTGAATAAACTCTGAATAAACTCTGACTTTTCTCTACCCCAATTCCTTTACTTGAACGTTTTACTACCTGTAAGCTAGTAGACGCGATAATTAATGTTAAAGGGTACGGATAAATCTTTAATCAGCCCTTATAGTTAAACTCTCTGTAAAGATAACAAGATATGAAGACGACCCGGACGATGGACAATAATTGAAGCTCCTTGAAAATACTTCTCTTACTCTTCACTCGATCGTCACAACCGTGGTCAGCATCGAGTTGCGCGTACACTTCGTTCTTTAAAAAAGGGCAAGCGTCGAGTTTTTCTCGACTCGCGAAAAAATAGAGGGAAAGTTAGAGTTagaaggagtatagaagtcaAGAAATATCGAATCGAATGAAGAAACGCTATAGCGTAATTCGATAAAATTCGTAAAAttgattttttatcgtaatgtgcAAGTTTGTGTTCGAATACGGAATTCAGTGTCCACTTTGGCGAGTCTAGAGACTGATTTGTTCCCGTCGCATTGATCTTAGCTAACAATTCTGTGCTATACGCTG
Protein-coding sequences here:
- the LOC143428425 gene encoding palmitoyltransferase ZDHHC16 isoform X2, whose protein sequence is MVQIKWSLTKGSNILKFNLKQKWWRLQIIIKSLFYNDFLNWSYICDILLEPMFWFVENFTACLGPFTGVCSNAGYPPEGGLIPEAVSICKKCIKPKPPRTHHCSVCNRCILKMDHHCPWLNNCVGHYNHRHFFQYMAFTVLGILFIMLFGVEIAYQEFFPAQEPELDGHPVRINNSEIIPMTESLDHLSEEELAEIAKQAADTSIKEWKRRLIVFAALICVATFAALGALTWWHAGLITRGETSIEARINSTETQKYKALGKIYQNPYNFGPRKNWKLFLGIIGRSWWHVFFPSNHGPYGDGLTWKTIHDTKIS
- the LOC143428425 gene encoding palmitoyltransferase ZDHHC16A isoform X1, whose translation is MVQIKWSLTKGSNILKFNLKQKWWRLQIIIKSLFYNDFLNWSYICDILLEPMFWFVENFTACLGPVFVVMVSLLTASIVYIAYYIGLPYWWEKSPLMTIILLAIGNWLLINVCFHYYMGVNVPAGYPPEGGLIPEAVSICKKCIKPKPPRTHHCSVCNRCILKMDHHCPWLNNCVGHYNHRHFFQYMAFTVLGILFIMLFGVEIAYQEFFPAQEPELDGHPVRINNSEIIPMTESLDHLSEEELAEIAKQAADTSIKEWKRRLIVFAALICVATFAALGALTWWHAGLITRGETSIEARINSTETQKYKALGKIYQNPYNFGPRKNWKLFLGIIGRSWWHVFFPSNHGPYGDGLTWKTIHDTKIS
- the LOC143428425 gene encoding palmitoyltransferase ZDHHC16A isoform X3; the encoded protein is MVQIKWSLTKGSNILKFNLKQKWWRLQIIIKSLFYNDFLNWSYICDILLEPMFWFVENFTACLGPFTGVCSNGKPFNCKYRVHCILHWSTILVGKKSTDDNNSLSNWKLVINKSWLNNCVGHYNHRHFFQYMAFTVLGILFIMLFGVEIAYQEFFPAQEPELDGHPVRINNSEIIPMTESLDHLSEEELAEIAKQAADTSIKEWKRRLIVFAALICVATFAALGALTWWHAGLITRGETSIEARINSTETQKYKALGKIYQNPYNFGPRKNWKLFLGIIGRSWWHVFFPSNHGPYGDGLTWKTIHDTKIS